A stretch of Ipomoea triloba cultivar NCNSP0323 chromosome 11, ASM357664v1 DNA encodes these proteins:
- the LOC115996524 gene encoding uncharacterized protein LOC115996524 yields MAEFQYAYFNSEAAAIVQIKIPTTLNTPFEPEVKLVFSNPSKPPLPSGMGVFSHNHILYMVGGYNTRKFKGTGNNRREVKDDDDAYGCIFGYEYEYDDRVHMFDPTKCHQIPVENIETLQNLGCAHTVLPKVIRAEDRIYLLSRKDDHFGYRIWSSKEHLDENVPLDFQYFDLNKKLFETLPSPPIRINLEMHLSVIGVKGYFFLRGYIYVFITDTTTCFETFKFSTKDSKWEDCKSFVDRFEERNIPFPFLHAGDMGVSDEFDDNTWILVSLHGKLPTAYRVRLSDTGDIDPISHRVLAEFKFSDADMPYSVHDWKQLADMGGERFCVMHTTSSGDFFIYVFEINFRLEHAIQTFESGDRSSNIIFSMKFNPYDTLPKGHVLTGFCIASAPLPASPDNEDQDKTPPRASPDNADQEDQNSSSCATELAVKTTII; encoded by the exons ATGGCGGAATTCCAATATGCTTATTTCAATTCCGAAGCAGCAGCAATTGTTCAGATTAAAATCCCTACGACACTTAATACACCTTTCGAACCCGAAGTCAAGCTTGTGTTCTCTAATCCATCTAAACCTCCTCTTCCATCGGGTATGGGAGTCTTTAGCCACAATCACATTTTATATATGGTTGGGGGCTACAATACACGAAAGTTTAAGGGTACGGGCAACAATAGACGAGAGGTTAAGGACGATGACGATGCCTATGGATGTATCTTTggatatgaatatgaatatgacGATCGTGTTCATATGTTTGATCCAACCAAGTGCCACCAAATTCCGGTTGAAAATATTGAAACACTTCAGAACTTAGGATGTGCACACACGGTGTTACCTAAAGTCATTCGAGCTGAGGATCGGATTTACCTGTTGTCACGTAAAGATGATCATTTTGGTTATAGAATTTGGTCTTCCAAAGAGCATCTTGACGAGAACGTGCCCTTGGATTTTCAATACTTTGATCTAAACAAGAAGTTGTTTGAAACCCTGCCATCCCCACCCATCCGAATTAATCTTGAAATGCACCTTAGTGTTATCGGTGTAAAGGGTTATTTTTTCCTTAgaggttatatatatgtgtttattaCAGACACTACGACTTGTTTTGAAACATTTAAGTTCAGCACCAAAGATTCAAAATGGGAGGATTGCAAGTCCTTTGTGGACAGATTTGAAGAGAGAAATATTCCTTTTCCCTTCTTGCATGCTGGCGATATGGGGGTTTCggatgaatttgatgataaCACTTGGATTCTAGTCTCCCTTCATGGTAAACTGCCCACTGCATATCGTGTTCGCCTTAGTGACACGGGTGATATTGATCCTATATCTCACAGGGTTCTAGCTGAATTTAAGTTTTCTGATGCTGATATGCCTTACTCAGTACATGATTGGAAACAATTAGCTGATATGGGAGGTGAAAGGTTTTGTGTGATGCACACTACTTCAAGTGGAGATTTTTTTATATACGTCTTCGAAATTAATTTTAGACTTGAACATGCCATTCAAACCTTTGAAAGTGGAGATCGTTcgtcaaatattattttcagtATGAAATTCAATCCTTATGACACCCTCCCTAAGGGGCATGTCCTTACCGGTTTCTGTATAGC CTCTGCTCCTCTTCCTGCATCTCCCGACAATGAAGACCAAGACAAGACTCCTCCTCGTGCATCTCCCGACAATGCAGACCAAGAAGACCAAAACTCCTCCTCCTGCGCCACTGA GCTTGCAGTGAAGACTACTATTATCTGA